One Deinococcus cellulosilyticus NBRC 106333 = KACC 11606 DNA segment encodes these proteins:
- a CDS encoding DsbA family protein, protein MKRILALALASLGAAQAQLMNPPEFILNSSFFQGHQKAADGSYKKGFNTLKLTSKAGLVLKAEYTSNNTNLQTAAQLIAYLTGYGESFEEPVLNFLKQNQKELSRGVSVLDQDSQYNISVVQQSGLLGLSVERHQFPESTFPKNVPTYGDPKAKVAIRILSDYQCPYCQRLATTVLSSWKKQAGSLGIKIEHHHFPLSYHQNAFPAAEAAECANAQGKFWEFTDAAFQDWNWTKKPVPDALKDFSRMAGKLKLDTKKFDRCLATHQFKDRVNEGLKTGQAARLTGTPSVYVGGFKVVDYNNWKEMMTLIQLSQ, encoded by the coding sequence ATGAAAAGAATCCTTGCACTCGCTCTTGCCAGCCTCGGGGCAGCCCAGGCCCAGCTCATGAATCCACCGGAATTTATCCTGAATTCCAGCTTTTTTCAGGGGCATCAGAAGGCAGCAGACGGCAGCTACAAAAAAGGCTTCAACACCCTGAAACTGACCAGCAAAGCCGGTCTGGTTTTGAAAGCCGAATACACCAGCAACAACACCAACCTGCAAACCGCTGCACAGCTGATTGCTTACCTGACCGGCTATGGGGAAAGCTTTGAAGAACCCGTCCTGAATTTCCTCAAGCAGAACCAGAAAGAGCTTTCCAGAGGGGTGTCCGTGCTGGATCAGGACAGCCAGTACAACATCAGCGTGGTGCAGCAAAGTGGTCTGCTGGGGCTCTCTGTGGAGCGTCACCAGTTTCCGGAATCCACCTTCCCGAAAAATGTGCCCACCTATGGTGATCCTAAAGCAAAAGTGGCCATTCGCATCCTCAGCGATTACCAGTGCCCCTACTGCCAGAGGCTGGCCACCACCGTGCTGTCCAGCTGGAAAAAGCAGGCTGGCAGCCTGGGCATCAAGATCGAGCACCACCACTTTCCCCTGAGTTACCACCAGAACGCCTTCCCTGCAGCAGAAGCCGCCGAGTGTGCCAACGCACAGGGCAAATTCTGGGAATTTACAGATGCCGCATTTCAGGACTGGAATTGGACCAAAAAACCTGTTCCTGATGCCCTCAAAGACTTCTCCAGAATGGCAGGCAAACTCAAACTGGACACCAAAAAGTTTGACCGTTGCCTGGCCACCCACCAGTTCAAGGATCGGGTGAATGAAGGGCTCAAAACAGGCCAAGCCGCCAGACTCACCGGAACCCCCTCGGTGTATGTGGGTGGGTTCAAAGTGGTGGATTACAACAACTGGAAGGAAATGATGACCCTGATTCAGCTGTCCCAGTAA
- a CDS encoding DsbA family protein yields the protein MKKWMALKMALVCALLAGTSEAQFLQNEKQFAADLLLQPVAGQTGVYKNKYYKAYVTSKKGLVTGASFVFNGEMQFRDLSSIVNYLFDDLYFEEERDLIKEWNSHVQNIRSRDGYSFTDDSLGYQLNLQGKDSKSYVLKMNLISRDLKSFPEDAVVYGDPAAKVSVQIFSDFQCPACKMLSSEVLEKWKTTLPAQGVNIKYYHYPLDYHKNANPAALASECARDQGKFWEYAEYLFETTGWLRKTGNDLTESLIGLANRTGLDAAAFKTCYETAQHQDRIDQHIKAGDQVKVWGTPSVYVNGVPFGNWDDFSRLGALIQLAK from the coding sequence ATGAAGAAATGGATGGCATTGAAAATGGCTCTGGTCTGTGCACTGCTTGCCGGAACCAGTGAAGCGCAATTTCTGCAGAATGAGAAACAGTTCGCCGCCGATCTCCTGTTGCAACCTGTTGCTGGCCAGACTGGGGTCTATAAAAACAAGTATTACAAGGCTTATGTGACCTCAAAAAAAGGTCTGGTGACCGGGGCAAGTTTCGTCTTCAATGGCGAAATGCAGTTCAGGGACCTGAGCAGCATCGTGAATTACCTCTTTGATGACCTGTATTTCGAAGAAGAACGTGACCTGATCAAAGAGTGGAACAGCCATGTTCAGAACATCCGGTCCAGAGACGGTTACAGCTTCACAGATGATTCTCTGGGGTACCAGTTGAACCTGCAAGGCAAGGACAGCAAAAGTTATGTTCTGAAAATGAACCTGATTTCCCGCGATCTCAAAAGTTTCCCTGAGGATGCCGTGGTTTATGGTGATCCTGCAGCAAAAGTCAGTGTGCAGATCTTCAGTGACTTCCAGTGCCCTGCCTGCAAGATGCTGTCTTCAGAGGTGCTGGAAAAGTGGAAAACCACCCTTCCTGCCCAGGGTGTGAACATCAAGTACTACCACTATCCCCTGGATTACCACAAGAACGCCAACCCTGCAGCCCTGGCTTCCGAGTGCGCCCGGGATCAGGGCAAATTCTGGGAGTATGCTGAATACCTCTTTGAGACCACCGGATGGCTGCGCAAAACCGGAAATGACCTGACAGAAAGCCTGATCGGTCTGGCAAATCGCACAGGACTCGATGCAGCAGCATTCAAAACCTGCTATGAAACCGCACAACACCAGGACCGCATTGACCAGCACATCAAGGCCGGAGATCAGGTCAAGGTGTGGGGCACCCCCTCTGTGTATGTCAATGGCGTTCCCTTTGGCAACTGGGATGATTTCAGTCGTCTGGGTGCTTTGATTCAACTGGCAAAATGA
- the clpB gene encoding ATP-dependent chaperone ClpB, translating to MNPERFTESALQAFQEAQQLATQNQNQQIAPLHLLIALLSDPNNHKVVELAGGNATAALNILRGDLSKLPRVSSGAGMYLEANVPNAFNKAEEIAKELQDSFIAADTFLVAVASEYRGRALPSYKDLRQALNKARGGKTVSTKTAEQTFDALEKYGLDLTERAREGKLDPVIGRDEEIRRSMQILLRRTKNNPVLIGEPGVGKTAIAEGLAQRIVKGDVPEGLKNKRIVTLQMGSLLAGAKYRGEFEERLKGVIQEVIDSAGEVILFIDEIHTIVGAGKAEGAVDAGNMLKPALARGELHLIGATTLKEYREIEKDAALERRFQPVFVEEPSVEDTISILRGIKERYQLHHNVEITDPALVAAATLSHRYISDRQLPDKAIDLIDESAARLRMALESSPEQIDALERRKLQLEIEREALKKEKDEESQNRLLDLEHLLKDITEDLAQLKTRWESERQELGEIKQKREQLDKIRTEIEQAERNYDLNRAAELKYGKLPVLEKEVLDLEKKLKNAEFAHQQVTDEDIASIVSRWTGIPLEKLMQGEREKLLTLEDELHKRVIGQHQAIQSVADAVRRARAGLNDPKRPLGSFIFLGPTGVGKTELAKALASFLFDTEDALVRLDMSEYMEKHSVSRLIGAPPGYVGYEEGGQLTEAVRRRPYSVILLDEVEKAHHDVFNTLLQVLDDGRLTDGQGRTVDFRNTVIIMTSNIGSHLILDAAQHGGISEATKHQVIGELQRAFRPEFLNRVDDIIVFDALAAEDLRRIVDIQLSGLRNRLSERRVTLTLTDAAKDHLARIGYDPQFGARPLKRAISREIETPLAREILSGKVPDNSQMVIDFHDGRLLFNPQLVN from the coding sequence ATGAATCCCGAGCGTTTCACCGAAAGCGCTTTGCAGGCGTTTCAGGAGGCCCAGCAGCTGGCGACCCAGAACCAGAACCAGCAGATTGCTCCCCTCCACCTGCTGATTGCGCTGCTTTCTGACCCCAACAACCACAAAGTCGTAGAGCTGGCCGGAGGCAATGCCACCGCTGCCCTCAACATCCTGCGCGGAGACCTCTCCAAACTGCCCAGGGTGAGCAGTGGTGCAGGCATGTATCTGGAAGCAAACGTCCCCAATGCTTTCAACAAAGCAGAAGAGATCGCCAAGGAGCTGCAGGACAGTTTCATTGCCGCTGACACCTTCCTGGTGGCTGTGGCCAGCGAGTACAGAGGCCGCGCCCTGCCCTCCTACAAAGACCTGAGACAGGCTTTGAACAAAGCCCGAGGAGGCAAGACCGTGAGCACCAAAACCGCCGAGCAAACCTTTGACGCGCTGGAAAAATACGGCCTGGACCTGACCGAGCGTGCCAGAGAAGGCAAGCTGGACCCTGTGATTGGCCGCGATGAGGAAATTCGCCGCAGCATGCAGATCCTGCTTCGCCGCACCAAAAACAACCCCGTATTGATCGGTGAACCCGGTGTCGGGAAAACCGCCATTGCAGAGGGCCTCGCCCAGCGCATCGTCAAAGGGGATGTCCCTGAGGGCCTGAAGAACAAGCGCATTGTGACCCTGCAGATGGGCAGCCTGCTTGCCGGAGCAAAATACCGGGGTGAATTTGAAGAGCGCCTGAAAGGCGTGATTCAGGAGGTCATCGACAGTGCAGGTGAAGTGATCCTGTTCATCGACGAGATCCACACCATCGTGGGCGCAGGCAAAGCCGAAGGTGCCGTGGATGCAGGCAACATGCTGAAACCCGCCCTGGCCCGTGGTGAACTGCACCTGATCGGGGCCACCACCCTCAAAGAGTACCGCGAGATCGAAAAAGACGCTGCTCTGGAACGCCGTTTCCAGCCCGTGTTTGTGGAAGAGCCCTCTGTCGAGGACACCATCTCCATCCTGCGTGGGATCAAGGAGCGTTACCAGCTTCACCACAACGTGGAAATCACCGACCCGGCACTGGTGGCCGCAGCAACCCTGTCTCACCGCTACATCTCGGACCGCCAGCTTCCAGACAAGGCCATCGACCTGATCGATGAGTCTGCGGCAAGACTCCGCATGGCGCTTGAATCCAGCCCCGAGCAGATTGACGCTTTAGAGCGCCGCAAACTGCAGCTGGAAATCGAACGGGAAGCCCTCAAGAAGGAAAAAGACGAGGAATCCCAGAACCGCCTCCTGGATCTGGAGCACCTGCTGAAAGACATCACCGAGGATCTGGCACAGCTGAAAACCCGCTGGGAATCCGAGCGTCAGGAACTGGGAGAGATCAAGCAGAAACGTGAACAGCTTGACAAGATCCGCACCGAAATTGAGCAGGCCGAGCGCAACTACGACCTGAACAGGGCCGCAGAGCTGAAATACGGCAAGCTGCCCGTGCTGGAAAAAGAAGTGCTGGATCTGGAGAAGAAACTCAAGAACGCCGAGTTCGCCCACCAGCAGGTCACCGATGAGGACATCGCCTCGATTGTCTCCCGCTGGACCGGGATTCCGCTCGAAAAACTGATGCAGGGTGAGCGTGAAAAACTGCTGACCCTCGAAGACGAGCTGCACAAGCGCGTGATCGGGCAGCATCAGGCGATCCAGAGTGTTGCAGATGCGGTGCGCCGTGCCCGTGCAGGACTGAATGACCCCAAACGTCCCCTCGGGAGCTTCATCTTCCTGGGCCCAACGGGGGTCGGCAAGACCGAGCTTGCCAAAGCCCTTGCCTCTTTCCTGTTTGACACCGAAGATGCCCTGGTGCGCCTCGACATGTCCGAGTACATGGAAAAGCACAGCGTGTCTCGCCTGATCGGGGCCCCTCCTGGATATGTCGGTTACGAGGAAGGCGGACAGTTGACCGAGGCTGTGCGCCGCAGACCTTACAGCGTGATCCTGCTTGACGAGGTTGAGAAGGCCCACCATGATGTGTTCAACACCCTGCTGCAGGTGCTTGATGATGGTCGCCTGACCGATGGCCAGGGCCGCACCGTGGATTTCCGCAACACCGTGATCATCATGACCAGCAACATCGGCTCGCACCTGATTCTGGACGCCGCCCAGCATGGGGGCATCAGTGAAGCCACCAAGCATCAGGTGATCGGTGAACTGCAACGGGCCTTCCGCCCCGAGTTCCTGAACCGTGTGGACGACATCATCGTGTTCGATGCCCTTGCTGCCGAAGACCTGCGCCGCATCGTGGACATTCAGCTTTCTGGCCTGAGGAACCGCCTCTCTGAGCGCCGCGTGACCCTCACCCTCACGGATGCTGCCAAAGACCATCTGGCACGCATTGGTTATGATCCCCAGTTTGGTGCCCGTCCCCTGAAACGGGCCATCTCCCGCGAGATCGAGACCCCGCTTGCCAGAGAGATCCTGTCAGGCAAGGTGCCAGACAACTCACAGATGGTGATCGATTTCCATGACGGTCGTCTCCTCTTCAACCCGCAACTTGTGAATTAG
- a CDS encoding branched-chain amino acid ABC transporter substrate-binding protein: MKKIAIGALLLLGAAQATDAPSQMDDGGSGGKTLHIAIVGPYSKNDPVAEQIRMATELALEEAKDYISVNFGWHLDTITVDDEDNLNSVSKVLKKLSADNRLVGVVTASNSDITAALVEQLSKDRIPVISSTATSNSLTERNFLNFNRLIPRESTQGAVVADFMKKSLSAKKVYILNDKTSTGEDLATAVRSNLTQDKVEVVSYDGIPDKTYFAPTLIKIRNYKPDVIFYGGNAELGAELVKALRDADISTPFVGGAGLDTPTYTRLAGKAAVGTYFSTVVGPIEGYAYADDFLKNFKKTYKKEATGWAILAYDSAKVMIKGIARAAVMRDTDLGKVPSNNAIMDGIRGLSAQDLATGDVRFNKKGDRSGTTLFIMKVGTNLEPTMIRKVGAEQ, from the coding sequence ATGAAAAAAATAGCAATCGGCGCACTGCTTCTGCTGGGAGCAGCACAGGCCACTGATGCACCTTCACAAATGGACGACGGCGGAAGCGGTGGGAAAACCCTGCACATCGCCATCGTTGGCCCTTACAGCAAAAACGACCCTGTTGCTGAACAGATCCGCATGGCCACCGAACTGGCCCTCGAAGAAGCCAAAGACTACATCAGCGTCAACTTCGGCTGGCACCTCGACACCATCACCGTGGACGACGAGGACAACCTGAACAGCGTGAGCAAGGTGCTGAAAAAACTCAGTGCCGACAACCGTCTGGTCGGAGTCGTTACCGCCTCCAACTCGGACATCACCGCTGCACTCGTGGAGCAGCTTTCCAAGGACAGAATCCCGGTGATCTCCTCCACCGCCACCTCCAACAGCCTCACCGAGCGCAACTTCCTGAACTTCAACCGTCTGATTCCCCGGGAATCCACCCAGGGCGCAGTGGTTGCGGACTTCATGAAAAAATCCCTGAGTGCCAAAAAAGTCTACATCCTGAACGACAAAACCAGCACTGGAGAGGACCTTGCCACTGCGGTGCGCAGCAACCTGACCCAGGACAAGGTGGAAGTGGTCAGTTACGACGGCATCCCCGACAAAACCTACTTCGCTCCCACCCTCATCAAGATCAGGAACTACAAACCCGATGTGATCTTCTATGGGGGCAACGCAGAACTGGGCGCAGAACTAGTGAAAGCCCTCAGAGACGCAGACATCAGCACCCCCTTTGTCGGCGGAGCAGGTCTGGACACCCCCACGTACACCAGACTGGCTGGAAAGGCTGCTGTGGGCACCTACTTCAGCACCGTGGTCGGGCCCATTGAAGGTTACGCCTATGCCGACGACTTCCTGAAGAACTTCAAAAAGACCTACAAAAAAGAAGCGACAGGCTGGGCCATCCTGGCTTACGACTCTGCCAAAGTCATGATCAAGGGCATTGCCAGAGCCGCCGTGATGCGTGACACCGACCTTGGAAAAGTCCCCAGCAACAATGCCATCATGGACGGCATCCGTGGCCTCAGTGCCCAGGACCTCGCCACCGGAGATGTGCGCTTCAACAAGAAGGGGGACCGCTCTGGCACCACCCTGTTCATCATGAAAGTGGGCACCAACCTGGAACCCACCATGATTCGCAAAGTGGGCGCAGAGCAGTAG
- the fusA gene encoding elongation factor G, with amino-acid sequence MRFNVSVVGHSGVGKTSLVEAMLYRAGQLKRLGSVMQKNTASDHTTLEQEHQMSIFTSVLPFNWHESQVTLLDTPGFSDFVGEIRGALRSADNTLVVVSAVSGVEVGTERVWKTADEFGMPRIIAVNKMDRDRADFFETLSSLETSISGPVVATHLPIGSEKDFSGVIDLLSRKAYIGGQIVDIPSGYEDQVQEYRAKLVERIVETDEELIERYLADEEVTLQELNRALLTAFKTGQIDPVIPVSATTMVGVDALLDLLVTIEREPAERPPFVAVDGQTRPPTPDAPFSARVFRSSTDPFLGKVAYVRVWSGTLKPGQPIYNCSRGTTVTPAHLYCLNGKDLQEVPELTAGMIGALTKISDVKTGETLCDPHHHIDYGPLHLPDPVVSVALHPKTRQDEDKLTTQMGRLLDDDPTLKFGRNPETGEMVLSGLGDMHLNLAIEELALLGVNVTTTKPRIAYRETIKSVAKSQGKYKKQTGGHGQYGDCWLRLEPSAETFEFASEIVGGVVPSKYIPSIHKGVEESLAKGALAGYPVQNIKVVVYDGSYHEVDSSDIAFKMAAGLAFREAMSKAQPILMEPVLQLNVYIPEANMGDVLSDLQGKRAQILGMDTDGNLTVVRALVPESELQEYSAQLRSITGGRGAYSVKFNNYAEVPQHLQARIIQARQSEQHA; translated from the coding sequence ATGCGCTTTAATGTTTCGGTGGTGGGGCACAGCGGGGTAGGCAAAACCAGTCTTGTAGAGGCCATGCTCTACAGGGCCGGACAATTGAAACGTCTGGGATCGGTGATGCAGAAAAACACGGCCTCGGACCACACAACCCTCGAACAGGAGCACCAGATGAGCATTTTCACATCGGTGCTCCCTTTCAATTGGCATGAGAGTCAGGTCACCCTGCTCGACACGCCCGGGTTCTCCGACTTTGTGGGTGAGATCCGTGGAGCCCTGCGCAGTGCAGACAACACCCTGGTGGTGGTCAGTGCGGTGTCGGGCGTGGAGGTGGGCACCGAAAGGGTGTGGAAGACCGCCGACGAGTTCGGAATGCCGCGCATCATCGCCGTCAACAAAATGGACCGGGATCGCGCGGATTTTTTTGAAACCCTCAGCAGCCTGGAAACCTCCATCTCTGGCCCTGTGGTCGCCACACACCTCCCCATCGGCAGTGAAAAAGATTTCTCTGGCGTGATTGACCTGCTGTCCCGCAAAGCCTACATTGGAGGCCAGATTGTGGACATCCCATCTGGTTACGAAGACCAGGTGCAGGAATACCGGGCAAAACTTGTTGAACGCATTGTGGAAACCGATGAGGAACTGATCGAGCGCTACCTCGCAGATGAAGAAGTCACCTTGCAGGAACTGAACCGTGCCCTCCTCACCGCTTTCAAGACCGGTCAGATCGACCCGGTGATTCCTGTCTCTGCCACCACAATGGTGGGGGTGGATGCCCTGCTGGATCTGCTGGTCACCATCGAGCGGGAACCAGCAGAAAGACCTCCTTTTGTGGCCGTGGATGGACAGACCCGCCCTCCCACCCCCGATGCGCCTTTCAGTGCCAGGGTTTTCCGCTCGTCCACCGATCCCTTCCTGGGGAAAGTGGCCTACGTGCGGGTGTGGTCCGGTACCCTCAAACCCGGCCAGCCCATCTACAACTGCTCCCGTGGCACCACCGTCACCCCTGCCCACCTGTACTGCCTGAACGGCAAGGACCTGCAGGAAGTTCCAGAGTTGACCGCTGGCATGATTGGGGCCCTCACCAAGATCAGCGATGTGAAAACCGGAGAAACCCTCTGTGATCCGCATCACCACATCGACTATGGCCCCCTGCACCTGCCTGACCCCGTGGTCTCGGTGGCCCTGCACCCCAAAACCCGCCAGGATGAGGACAAACTGACCACCCAGATGGGCCGACTCCTCGACGATGATCCCACCCTCAAATTTGGCCGCAACCCCGAAACCGGCGAAATGGTGCTTTCAGGCCTGGGCGACATGCACCTGAACCTGGCCATCGAAGAACTTGCCCTGCTCGGGGTCAATGTCACCACCACCAAACCCAGAATTGCCTACCGCGAAACCATCAAGAGTGTTGCCAAATCGCAGGGCAAATACAAAAAGCAGACCGGAGGACACGGCCAGTACGGAGACTGCTGGCTGCGCCTGGAACCCAGCGCGGAAACCTTTGAATTTGCCTCTGAAATTGTGGGTGGGGTGGTGCCCAGCAAGTACATCCCCAGCATTCACAAAGGGGTGGAAGAAAGCCTCGCCAAAGGGGCACTGGCCGGATACCCCGTGCAGAACATCAAAGTGGTCGTTTATGACGGCTCCTACCACGAAGTGGACTCTTCGGACATCGCCTTCAAGATGGCCGCAGGACTGGCGTTCAGGGAAGCCATGAGCAAAGCCCAGCCCATCCTGATGGAACCCGTCCTGCAACTGAACGTGTACATCCCTGAAGCCAACATGGGCGATGTGCTCTCCGACCTGCAGGGCAAACGGGCACAGATTCTGGGCATGGACACCGACGGCAACCTGACCGTGGTCCGGGCCCTCGTTCCCGAATCCGAACTGCAGGAATACAGTGCCCAGTTGCGCTCCATCACAGGCGGTCGCGGTGCCTACTCGGTGAAATTCAACAATTACGCCGAAGTGCCCCAGCACCTGCAGGCCAGAATCATTCAGGCCAGGCAGTCAGAGCAGCACGCCTGA
- a CDS encoding phage holin family protein has protein sequence MLSVENIFLWVLGPAHPTLSALFILMVLDLLTRVLVHFIRPKSRAEKASRTLLKKLLLWMLLTAAHQIDQVLGQDQSLRNAVTYILLGNELFSIVEQMARAGVPIPEPLRRTIQALRAGEGEAKEKTRA, from the coding sequence ATGCTGTCTGTGGAAAACATCTTTCTCTGGGTTCTTGGCCCTGCACATCCCACCCTCTCTGCCCTGTTCATCCTGATGGTCCTGGACCTGCTCACCCGTGTTCTGGTGCACTTCATCCGCCCGAAATCCAGGGCAGAAAAAGCCTCCAGAACCCTGCTGAAAAAACTGCTGCTCTGGATGCTCCTCACCGCTGCCCACCAGATCGATCAGGTGCTCGGGCAGGACCAGAGCCTCAGAAATGCCGTCACCTACATCCTGCTTGGAAATGAACTGTTTTCGATTGTGGAACAGATGGCCCGGGCAGGTGTGCCCATCCCAGAGCCTCTTCGCAGAACCATTCAGGCCCTGAGGGCAGGGGAAGGTGAAGCCAAAGAAAAAACCCGAGCCTGA
- a CDS encoding helix-turn-helix transcriptional regulator, translated as MPPRTRTPRDIPRWADALRMRRSALGLSQDEVAQRSQDGLAQRTVSALENGTIDLRDLSVGRLLALARALGWTLYDLQQATRLDLGIETPEGRLSPAPVRTFPLYPLEEASKPLSQMKPFPEYPAPVWARDACPGLCVFFEGHHPVTGGKLHYIDTTDHHPEPDHAYLIVYQDIPQICDYQETSSRNGSIGIFVSRSGRFIPPEDSQVVGRRYLLSSIERA; from the coding sequence ATGCCCCCCAGAACCCGCACCCCCCGAGACATCCCCCGCTGGGCCGACGCACTCCGCATGCGCCGCAGTGCCCTTGGGCTGTCACAGGATGAAGTGGCCCAGCGTTCCCAGGATGGCCTGGCCCAGCGCACGGTTTCGGCCCTGGAAAATGGCACCATCGACCTCAGAGACCTCTCTGTGGGCCGCCTGCTTGCCCTGGCAAGAGCCCTGGGGTGGACCCTGTACGACCTGCAACAGGCCACCCGCCTGGACCTCGGCATCGAGACCCCTGAAGGCAGGCTCTCCCCTGCTCCGGTTCGCACCTTTCCCCTCTATCCCCTTGAAGAAGCCAGCAAACCCCTCAGCCAGATGAAACCTTTCCCTGAGTATCCAGCTCCGGTGTGGGCCAGAGATGCCTGTCCTGGGCTCTGTGTCTTTTTTGAAGGACACCATCCGGTGACGGGGGGCAAACTGCATTACATCGACACCACGGACCACCACCCCGAACCCGACCATGCCTATTTGATCGTGTACCAGGACATTCCCCAGATTTGTGACTATCAGGAAACCTCATCCCGAAACGGCAGCATCGGTATTTTTGTGTCCAGAAGTGGTCGCTTCATTCCCCCCGAAGACAGCCAGGTGGTGGGCCGCCGTTACCTGCTCAGCAGCATTGAACGCGCCTGA
- a CDS encoding S24 family peptidase — MHRFSKTSLPAHSVHRKIIVPLYAFALASEPVDGSPLEKHGRAQVLEEHYKPHYVYFTVQGNSMDNGTEFSILDGDTLVADTSDLNARQNHIYLWDIPGVGPCIKMLGWHDDLGACLISLNPEHRPFIPLDGARPIGRVIGKLLPSGTVIYIR; from the coding sequence GTGCACCGATTCAGCAAAACCAGCCTGCCCGCCCATTCTGTTCACCGCAAAATCATTGTGCCACTCTATGCTTTTGCCCTCGCCAGTGAGCCTGTGGATGGCAGCCCTCTGGAAAAACATGGCCGGGCACAGGTCCTGGAAGAGCATTACAAACCGCATTATGTCTACTTCACTGTGCAGGGGAACAGCATGGACAATGGCACCGAGTTCTCCATCCTGGACGGAGACACGCTGGTCGCCGACACCAGCGACCTGAATGCCCGCCAGAACCACATTTACCTGTGGGACATCCCCGGAGTGGGACCCTGCATCAAGATGCTGGGCTGGCATGACGACCTCGGGGCCTGCCTGATCAGCCTGAACCCGGAGCACCGCCCGTTCATTCCGCTGGATGGAGCAAGGCCCATTGGCAGGGTGATTGGCAAGCTTTTGCCCTCGGGAACTGTCATTTATATCCGCTAA
- a CDS encoding GNAT family N-acetyltransferase yields the protein MQDFRTQDLQQIFDQAEPEHQPMLSMLKSSPQDCWMLKVEGQPAGAIWVSAPYEGVSQFWMYLLPEHRGKKLAQKLWAQVQEQAKTKESHALEAYRPSEKWLAEKALALGFQEAGAYHLLSWPAPPQKALPEGFEIQSYAEVQKDDLLLKMLETAYAGQHGHQIPTPETVELLLESVSPEHIFLLKHQEECIGITRLEMWEGTHVLDAPGLVPAFRTPELALALVSQVSQNLQGFQMSSWGESPALLQAYLDAGATVVERTPFLVKALEP from the coding sequence ATGCAAGACTTTCGAACCCAGGATTTACAGCAGATTTTTGATCAGGCTGAACCCGAGCATCAACCCATGCTTTCAATGCTGAAATCCAGCCCTCAGGACTGCTGGATGTTGAAGGTCGAAGGACAACCTGCAGGTGCAATCTGGGTCAGTGCTCCCTACGAGGGGGTCTCTCAATTCTGGATGTATTTGTTGCCCGAACATCGAGGAAAAAAACTTGCACAAAAGCTCTGGGCGCAGGTTCAGGAGCAAGCAAAAACAAAAGAAAGCCATGCTCTTGAAGCCTATCGGCCTTCAGAAAAATGGCTGGCAGAAAAAGCCCTTGCTCTGGGCTTTCAGGAAGCGGGGGCATACCATTTGCTGAGCTGGCCTGCACCTCCCCAGAAAGCGCTGCCAGAAGGCTTCGAAATCCAGTCTTATGCAGAGGTTCAGAAGGATGACCTGCTCCTCAAAATGCTGGAAACCGCCTATGCAGGTCAGCACGGGCACCAGATCCCCACACCAGAAACGGTAGAACTGCTCCTGGAAAGCGTTTCTCCAGAACACATCTTCCTGCTCAAACATCAGGAAGAATGCATTGGCATCACCCGACTGGAAATGTGGGAGGGCACCCATGTGCTGGACGCTCCAGGTCTTGTGCCTGCTTTCAGAACCCCTGAACTGGCCCTTGCCCTGGTCTCCCAGGTCAGCCAGAACCTGCAGGGCTTTCAGATGTCTTCCTGGGGTGAGAGCCCAGCTTTGCTGCAGGCCTATCTGGATGCTGGAGCCACAGTGGTCGAAAGGACCCCTTTTCTGGTCAAAGCTCTAGAACCATGA